One window of the Archangium primigenium genome contains the following:
- the nuoF gene encoding NADH-quinone oxidoreductase subunit NuoF encodes MATTAFEPVISTGWGQPQSWTMDSYKKRGGYKGLEKALELTQAQIIDEVKKSNLRGRGGAGFPTGLKWSFVPQNNPKPKYLAVNGDESEPGTFKDRNILTHDPHMLLEGIAIASYSLNVHTCYVYLRGEFKFPAERLQAAIKEAYAAGIFGKTLLGKDYALDVYLVRGAGAYICGEETALLESLEGKKGWPRLKPPFPAVVGLFGCPTVVNNVETLASVPHVFTRGAAWYAGLGTDKSGGTRLICLSGTVNRPGVYEVPLETTFSQLIFEDKYGRGLPAGRKIKAIVPGGSSAPILSPDELDIAMEFEAVKVKQTMAGSGGVIVMDDTTCMVRCLWRIARFYAEESCGQCTPCREGTPWQTRILRKIEEGRGEPGDVDQLYNVASSIAPYPPIGLGNTICALGDAAALPTHSFLMRFRDEFEAHIREHRCPFGDKPWGALGDWS; translated from the coding sequence ATGGCGACAACGGCATTCGAACCCGTCATCTCGACCGGCTGGGGTCAGCCCCAGTCCTGGACGATGGACTCGTACAAGAAGCGCGGGGGCTACAAGGGGCTCGAGAAGGCGCTGGAGCTCACGCAGGCGCAGATCATCGACGAGGTGAAGAAGTCGAATCTGCGGGGCCGCGGCGGCGCGGGCTTCCCCACGGGCCTCAAGTGGAGCTTCGTTCCGCAGAACAACCCCAAGCCCAAGTACCTCGCCGTCAACGGCGACGAGTCCGAGCCGGGGACGTTCAAGGACCGCAACATCCTCACGCATGACCCGCACATGCTGCTCGAGGGCATCGCGATCGCGTCCTACTCGCTCAACGTGCACACCTGCTACGTGTACCTGCGCGGCGAGTTCAAGTTCCCCGCGGAGCGCCTGCAGGCGGCCATCAAGGAGGCGTACGCGGCGGGCATCTTCGGCAAGACGCTCCTGGGCAAGGACTACGCGCTGGACGTGTACCTGGTGCGCGGCGCGGGCGCCTACATCTGCGGCGAGGAGACGGCGCTGCTCGAGAGCCTCGAGGGCAAGAAGGGCTGGCCCCGGCTCAAGCCGCCGTTCCCCGCGGTGGTGGGCCTGTTCGGCTGCCCCACGGTGGTCAACAACGTGGAGACGCTCGCCAGCGTGCCGCACGTGTTCACCCGGGGCGCGGCCTGGTACGCGGGCCTGGGCACGGACAAGTCGGGCGGCACGCGCCTCATCTGCCTGTCGGGCACGGTGAACCGGCCGGGCGTGTACGAGGTGCCGCTGGAGACGACGTTCAGCCAGCTCATCTTCGAGGACAAGTACGGCCGGGGCCTGCCCGCGGGCCGGAAGATCAAGGCCATCGTGCCCGGCGGCTCCTCGGCGCCCATCCTGAGCCCGGACGAGCTGGACATCGCCATGGAGTTCGAGGCGGTGAAGGTGAAGCAGACCATGGCGGGCTCCGGCGGGGTCATCGTCATGGACGACACCACCTGCATGGTGCGCTGCCTGTGGCGCATCGCGCGCTTCTACGCCGAGGAGTCGTGCGGTCAGTGCACGCCGTGCCGCGAGGGCACGCCGTGGCAGACGCGCATCCTGCGCAAGATCGAGGAGGGCCGGGGCGAGCCGGGAGACGTGGACCAGCTGTACAACGTGGCCTCCTCCATCGCGCCCTACCCGCCCATCGGCCTGGGCAACACCATCTGCGCGCTGGGCGACGCCGCGGCCTTGCCCACCCATTCCTTCCTCATGCGCTTTCGCGACGAGTTCGAGGCGCACATCCGCGAGCACCGCTGCCCGTTCGGCGACAAGCCCTGGGGCGCGCTGGGAGACTGGTCGTGA
- a CDS encoding NADH-quinone oxidoreductase subunit J — MSIEHVLFGAFALLTVVSALLVIFAKSPISSAMSLVATFFFLAGIYVLLWAHTVAVMQVMVYAGAIMVLFLFVIMLLNLGESTGGAAGPLLTLPRVAGGVSAAGLLVVLVMAIWRLPDVEPLSGQRAVSEGFGTLARVGESIFTQWLLPFEAVSLLLLVGMVGAVVVAKSRI; from the coding sequence GTGAGCATCGAGCACGTTCTCTTCGGAGCCTTCGCCCTCCTCACGGTGGTGTCGGCCCTGCTGGTCATCTTCGCCAAGAGCCCCATCAGCTCCGCCATGTCGCTGGTGGCCACGTTCTTCTTCCTGGCCGGCATCTACGTGCTCCTGTGGGCGCACACGGTGGCGGTGATGCAGGTGATGGTCTACGCGGGCGCCATCATGGTGCTCTTCCTGTTCGTCATCATGCTGCTCAACCTGGGCGAGTCCACCGGGGGCGCGGCGGGTCCGCTGCTGACGCTGCCGCGCGTGGCCGGCGGCGTGTCGGCCGCGGGGCTGCTGGTGGTGCTGGTGATGGCCATCTGGCGCCTGCCGGACGTGGAGCCCCTGTCCGGGCAGCGCGCGGTGAGCGAGGGCTTCGGCACGCTCGCGCGGGTGGGAGAGAGCATCTTCACCCAGTGGCTGTTGCCCTTCGAGGCCGTCAGCCTGCTGTTGCTGGTGGGCATGGTGGGCGCGGTCGTGGTGGCCAAATCGCGGATTTGA
- the nuoK gene encoding NADH-quinone oxidoreductase subunit NuoK, with amino-acid sequence MANSVDIKYYLILAAVLFCLGMFGVLVRRNALVVFMCVELMLNAANLTFLAFAKQHGNVTGHVSAFFVIAVAAAEASIGLAIVIAVFRSRGTVNIEDIRTMKH; translated from the coding sequence ATGGCCAACTCCGTCGACATCAAATACTACCTCATCCTCGCCGCCGTCCTGTTCTGCCTGGGCATGTTCGGCGTGCTCGTGCGCCGCAACGCCCTGGTGGTGTTCATGTGCGTGGAGCTGATGCTCAACGCGGCGAACCTGACGTTCCTCGCCTTCGCCAAGCAGCACGGGAATGTGACGGGCCACGTGTCCGCCTTCTTCGTGATCGCCGTGGCGGCGGCGGAGGCCTCCATCGGGCTCGCCATCGTCATCGCCGTGTTCCGCAGCCGCGGCACCGTCAACATCGAAGACATCCGGACGATGAAACACTGA
- the nuoL gene encoding NADH-quinone oxidoreductase subunit L, with protein sequence MDALKSFFMTAPVEPAEFAQSLWLIIALPLLGAFVCGVFGKRLGRGNVHLIACASVAGAFVLSAIAFWCVNHAPQGGLPVSMENPFSASALRYSIGYDYGIWFAAGDFRVNLGLMVDHLSGIMLLVITGVGFLIHLYSTSYMEHDESGWRYFAYLNLFVAAMLTLVLADNLVLLFVGWEGVGLASYLLIGFWYTDAAKAWAGRKAFVTNRIGDFAFLIASFLLVLLVGAFTGQANPANYTSVGVDPSAAQTRYAEGLAFKGPLSFMGLEIMANALPVTAESNPAAALSLQSPIAQGPLEGRTFGGVLTVTLLLFLLGAAGKSAQFPLYVWLPDAMAGPTPVSALIHAATMVTAGVYLFCRMSYLLVLSPTAMLTVAIIGAVTALLAALIAFAQDDIKKVLAYSTVSQLGLMFMGVGTGIFWAAVLHLVTHAFFKACLFLGAGSVMHGNGDETDIKKLGGLRREMKTTWWTFAVATLAITGIFPLSGFFSKDALLHGVHHNHLVGFEGAANALYALGLLIAVCTAFYMTRVYLLTFEGERSKEARVAHAHESSGYMTVPLVLLAILSIVALFYALPLMPGRNGVRQPVMENFLGPVFASAERLAARGGQVKLDHSLPSIVDYLVAWVTALVGGGLAAFAYLKYFPSRAGMPAPVWARSVRRFTQNKFYVDEVYEAVVIRPVKGLGTLVFKMVEAFIDRVLVHGTAWVTNFTGITLRYLQTGDAQVYAAVMALALLGGAVYAIIQVLN encoded by the coding sequence ATGGATGCCCTCAAGTCCTTCTTCATGACCGCGCCGGTGGAGCCCGCCGAGTTCGCGCAGTCGTTGTGGCTCATCATCGCGCTGCCCCTGCTCGGGGCGTTCGTGTGTGGCGTGTTCGGCAAGCGGCTGGGCCGCGGCAACGTGCACCTCATCGCGTGCGCGTCGGTGGCCGGCGCGTTCGTGCTGTCGGCCATCGCCTTCTGGTGCGTCAACCACGCGCCCCAGGGCGGCCTGCCGGTGAGCATGGAGAACCCCTTCTCCGCGAGCGCGCTGCGCTACAGCATCGGCTACGACTACGGCATCTGGTTCGCCGCCGGGGACTTCCGGGTGAACCTGGGTCTGATGGTGGACCACCTGTCGGGCATCATGCTGCTGGTCATCACCGGCGTGGGCTTCCTCATCCACCTGTACTCCACGAGCTACATGGAGCACGACGAGAGCGGCTGGCGCTACTTCGCCTACCTCAACCTCTTCGTCGCGGCGATGCTCACGCTGGTGCTCGCCGACAACCTGGTGCTCCTGTTCGTGGGCTGGGAGGGCGTGGGCCTGGCCAGCTACCTGCTCATCGGTTTCTGGTACACGGACGCCGCCAAGGCCTGGGCGGGCCGCAAGGCGTTCGTCACCAACCGCATCGGCGACTTCGCCTTCCTCATCGCCTCCTTCCTGCTCGTGCTGCTGGTGGGCGCCTTCACGGGCCAGGCCAACCCGGCCAACTACACCAGCGTGGGCGTGGACCCCTCGGCGGCCCAGACGCGCTACGCCGAGGGCCTGGCGTTCAAGGGTCCGTTGAGCTTCATGGGCCTGGAGATCATGGCCAACGCGCTGCCCGTCACGGCGGAGAGCAACCCGGCCGCGGCGCTGTCCCTGCAGTCGCCCATCGCGCAGGGGCCGCTCGAGGGCCGCACCTTCGGGGGCGTGCTCACGGTGACGCTGCTGCTCTTCCTCCTGGGCGCCGCGGGCAAGAGCGCCCAGTTCCCGCTGTACGTCTGGCTGCCGGACGCCATGGCGGGCCCGACGCCCGTCTCCGCGCTCATCCACGCGGCCACGATGGTGACCGCGGGCGTGTACCTGTTCTGCCGCATGAGCTACCTCCTGGTGCTCAGCCCCACGGCCATGCTGACGGTGGCCATCATCGGCGCCGTCACCGCGCTCCTCGCGGCGCTCATCGCCTTCGCGCAGGACGACATCAAGAAGGTGCTCGCCTACTCCACCGTGTCGCAGCTGGGCCTGATGTTCATGGGCGTGGGCACGGGCATCTTCTGGGCGGCGGTGCTGCACCTGGTCACCCACGCCTTCTTCAAGGCGTGCCTCTTCCTGGGCGCCGGCAGCGTGATGCACGGCAACGGGGACGAGACGGACATCAAGAAGCTGGGCGGCCTGCGCCGCGAGATGAAGACCACGTGGTGGACGTTCGCCGTCGCCACCCTGGCCATCACCGGCATCTTTCCCCTCTCGGGCTTCTTCTCCAAGGACGCCCTGCTGCACGGCGTGCACCACAACCACCTGGTGGGCTTCGAGGGCGCGGCCAACGCGCTCTACGCCCTGGGCCTGCTCATCGCCGTGTGCACGGCCTTCTACATGACGCGCGTGTACCTGCTCACCTTCGAGGGCGAGCGCTCCAAGGAGGCCCGCGTGGCGCATGCCCACGAGAGCTCCGGGTACATGACGGTGCCGCTCGTGTTGCTGGCCATCCTGAGCATCGTGGCGCTGTTCTACGCGCTGCCGCTGATGCCGGGCCGCAATGGGGTGCGCCAGCCGGTCATGGAGAACTTCCTGGGCCCCGTGTTCGCCAGCGCCGAGCGCCTCGCCGCCCGGGGCGGCCAGGTGAAGCTGGACCACAGCCTGCCCTCCATCGTCGACTACCTGGTGGCGTGGGTCACGGCGCTCGTGGGCGGCGGCCTCGCGGCGTTCGCCTACCTCAAGTACTTCCCCTCGAGGGCGGGCATGCCGGCGCCGGTCTGGGCCCGCTCGGTGCGCCGCTTCACGCAGAACAAGTTCTACGTGGATGAGGTCTACGAGGCCGTCGTCATCCGGCCGGTCAAGGGGCTCGGTACCCTCGTGTTCAAGATGGTGGAGGCCTTCATCGACCGGGTCCTGGTGCACGGCACGGCGTGGGTCACCAACTTCACCGGTATCACGCTGCGCTACCTGCAGACGGGAGACGCCCAGGTCTATGCCGCGGTCATGGCCCTGGCCCTGCTCGGTGGTGCCGTCTACGCGATCATCCAGGTGCTCAATTGA
- a CDS encoding complex I subunit 4 family protein, with protein sequence MSFFDTHLLNLVVYLPLLFAVLVALLPAGERGQIRAVTLIGMAVDLVLGIWAYARFEPSGSEFQLEYRVRWLDQLGASYHVGVDGLSISLVLLTVFLGPVVVLASSTSITERVKEFHLSLLLLQVAMMGALVSLDVLLFYVFWEAMLIPMYLLVGVWGGEDRQAAALKFFLYTLAGSLLMLVAIVALYFISSTPGTRSFDYASIYNSLVVANRDIAACVSAVGRDCTRLDGMGGILFRWGPWLFAAFALAFAIKVPLFPLHTWLPDAYVQAPAGASALLSGIMAKIGLYGFWRFAIPLFPAAAHQHRPVLATLAVVGIIYGALMCLAQRDVKKLIAYSSVSHLGYCMLGLVALTGEGASGSAYQMLNHGVSTGALFLLFGFLQERRHSRLMSDYGGIAKVVPVYTTAFLLLTFSSLAVPGTNGFVGEFLILLGTFKSGLGVAFGVLGTVGVILGAVYLLWMVQKVFFGPLTHRDNQALTDLNAREFVTVLPFLVLVVVMGLRPQPFLDRINPATERFVARASLGVPGARPAGDVNITVKGLPPSAEAAAPLDPPAGALADRR encoded by the coding sequence TTGAGCTTCTTCGACACCCATCTGCTCAACCTCGTCGTCTACCTGCCGCTGCTCTTCGCGGTGCTCGTGGCGCTCCTGCCCGCGGGTGAGCGCGGACAGATCCGCGCCGTCACGCTCATCGGCATGGCCGTGGACCTGGTGCTCGGCATCTGGGCCTACGCGCGCTTCGAGCCCTCGGGCTCCGAGTTCCAGCTCGAGTACCGCGTGCGGTGGCTCGACCAGCTCGGCGCCAGCTACCACGTGGGCGTGGACGGCCTGTCCATCAGCCTGGTGCTCCTGACGGTGTTCCTGGGCCCGGTGGTGGTGCTCGCCTCGAGCACGTCCATCACCGAGCGCGTCAAGGAGTTCCATCTGTCGCTGCTGCTGCTGCAGGTGGCGATGATGGGCGCGCTGGTGTCGCTGGACGTGCTGCTCTTCTACGTCTTCTGGGAGGCGATGCTCATCCCCATGTACCTGCTGGTGGGCGTGTGGGGCGGCGAGGATCGTCAGGCGGCGGCGCTCAAGTTCTTCCTCTACACGCTGGCCGGCTCCCTGCTGATGCTGGTGGCCATCGTGGCGCTCTACTTCATCAGCAGCACCCCGGGCACGCGCTCCTTCGACTACGCCAGCATCTACAACAGCCTGGTGGTGGCCAACCGTGACATCGCCGCGTGCGTGAGCGCGGTGGGCCGGGACTGCACACGGCTCGACGGCATGGGCGGCATCCTCTTCCGCTGGGGGCCGTGGCTGTTCGCCGCCTTCGCGCTGGCGTTCGCCATCAAGGTGCCGCTCTTCCCGCTGCACACCTGGCTGCCGGACGCCTACGTGCAGGCGCCCGCGGGCGCGTCGGCGCTCCTGTCCGGCATCATGGCGAAGATCGGCCTCTACGGCTTCTGGCGCTTCGCCATCCCCCTGTTCCCGGCGGCGGCCCACCAGCACCGGCCGGTGCTCGCGACGCTGGCGGTGGTGGGCATCATCTACGGCGCGCTCATGTGCCTGGCGCAGCGGGACGTGAAGAAGCTCATCGCGTACTCGTCGGTGAGCCACCTGGGCTACTGCATGCTGGGCCTCGTGGCGCTCACGGGCGAGGGCGCCAGCGGCAGCGCCTACCAGATGCTCAACCACGGCGTGTCCACCGGCGCGCTGTTCCTCCTGTTCGGCTTCCTCCAGGAGCGGCGCCACTCGCGGCTGATGTCCGACTACGGCGGCATCGCCAAGGTGGTGCCCGTGTACACGACGGCCTTCCTCCTGCTCACCTTCTCGTCGCTGGCGGTGCCCGGCACCAACGGCTTCGTGGGCGAGTTCCTCATCCTGCTGGGCACCTTCAAGAGCGGCCTGGGCGTGGCCTTCGGGGTGCTCGGCACCGTGGGCGTCATCCTCGGCGCGGTGTACCTCTTGTGGATGGTGCAGAAGGTGTTCTTCGGCCCCCTCACCCACCGCGACAACCAGGCCCTCACGGATCTCAACGCGCGGGAGTTCGTCACCGTGCTGCCCTTCCTGGTGCTGGTGGTGGTCATGGGCCTGAGGCCGCAGCCGTTCCTGGATCGCATCAATCCCGCCACCGAGCGTTTCGTGGCGCGCGCCAGCCTGGGCGTGCCCGGTGCGCGTCCCGCGGGGGACGTGAACATCACGGTGAAGGGCCTGCCGCCCTCCGCCGAGGCCGCCGCTCCCCTTGATCCGCCGGCGGGCGCGCTCGCCGACCGACGCTAG
- a CDS encoding NADH-quinone oxidoreductase subunit N, protein MNLPNITSADFLPLLPAIILVVGACVLLLSEVFLSAGASRGYQAALTALTSVIAGAVSLRLLFEPARQVFLGFGALDPFSSFLTFIVCVALTLAALTAATFLRRRGAERGEFYALMLFAGAGMSLLGLSNELITLFISIEVLSISTYALTSFLRRGTRPSEAGFKYFILGAFSSAVLLYGAALLYGATGTTLLGEMIEPLRAAMRTQAPLVYAGAVLVAAGFAFKVAAVPFHMWTPDVYEGAPTPVTALMSAGVKAAAFVALVRVFVTVGAGISPKLPFALFSTLALLTMVGGNLLALPQRNVKRMLAYSSIAHAGYLLLGVAALFSVQPETGLRLLGATSVVGASAQAVVHTEALRSILFYLLAYTVTTMGAFGIVSLVERREDEEKGTAWDRDRLSGLAQRRPGWAFAMAAFMLSLAGIPPTVGFMGKLLLFRAAVDAGLIGLTLVAVLSSVAGAYYYLRVVIYMYMRPVPEGAQPLERAWMTELVLVISTAAVVLLGILPGPLSEWINQAGTLLGR, encoded by the coding sequence ATGAATCTGCCCAACATCACCTCGGCGGACTTCCTCCCCCTGCTGCCCGCCATCATCCTGGTGGTGGGAGCGTGCGTGCTGCTGCTCTCGGAGGTGTTCCTCTCCGCGGGCGCGTCGCGCGGCTACCAGGCGGCCCTCACCGCCCTCACGTCCGTCATCGCCGGGGCCGTGTCCCTGCGGCTGCTGTTCGAGCCCGCGCGCCAGGTGTTCCTCGGCTTTGGCGCCCTGGATCCGTTCTCCAGCTTCCTCACGTTCATCGTCTGCGTGGCGCTGACCCTGGCGGCGCTCACCGCGGCCACCTTCCTGCGCCGCCGCGGCGCCGAGCGCGGCGAGTTCTACGCGCTGATGCTCTTCGCGGGCGCGGGCATGAGCCTGCTGGGCCTGTCCAACGAGCTCATCACGCTCTTCATCAGCATCGAGGTGCTGTCGATCTCGACGTACGCGCTCACGAGCTTCCTGCGCCGGGGCACTCGTCCGAGCGAGGCGGGCTTCAAGTACTTCATCCTCGGGGCCTTCTCGTCCGCGGTGCTGCTCTACGGCGCGGCGCTGCTCTACGGGGCCACGGGCACGACGCTGCTCGGGGAGATGATCGAGCCGCTGCGCGCCGCCATGCGCACCCAGGCGCCGCTCGTGTACGCGGGCGCGGTGCTGGTGGCCGCCGGCTTCGCCTTCAAGGTCGCCGCGGTGCCCTTCCACATGTGGACGCCGGACGTGTACGAGGGAGCCCCCACGCCCGTCACCGCGCTGATGAGCGCCGGCGTGAAGGCCGCCGCCTTCGTGGCGCTCGTGCGCGTGTTCGTCACCGTGGGCGCGGGCATCAGCCCCAAGCTGCCCTTCGCGCTGTTCTCCACGCTGGCGCTGCTCACCATGGTCGGCGGCAACCTGCTCGCCCTGCCCCAGCGCAACGTCAAGCGCATGCTGGCCTACTCCTCCATCGCGCACGCCGGCTACCTGCTGCTGGGCGTGGCGGCGCTCTTCAGCGTCCAGCCGGAGACGGGGCTGCGGCTGCTGGGCGCCACCTCGGTGGTGGGCGCCAGCGCCCAGGCCGTGGTGCACACCGAGGCCTTGCGCAGCATCCTCTTCTACCTGCTCGCCTACACCGTCACCACCATGGGCGCCTTCGGCATCGTGTCCCTCGTGGAGCGGCGCGAGGACGAGGAGAAGGGCACGGCGTGGGACCGCGACCGCTTGAGCGGGCTCGCCCAGCGCCGTCCGGGTTGGGCCTTCGCGATGGCCGCCTTCATGCTGTCGCTGGCGGGCATTCCGCCCACCGTGGGCTTCATGGGCAAGCTGCTGCTGTTCCGCGCCGCCGTGGACGCGGGCCTCATCGGCCTCACCCTCGTGGCGGTGCTCTCCAGCGTGGCCGGCGCCTACTACTACCTGCGCGTGGTCATCTACATGTACATGCGCCCGGTGCCCGAGGGCGCCCAGCCGCTCGAGCGCGCGTGGATGACGGAGCTCGTGCTCGTCATCTCCACCGCCGCCGTGGTGCTGCTGGGCATCCTGCCCGGCCCCCTGAGCGAGTGGATCAACCAGGCCGGAACGTTGCTGGGCCGCTGA
- a CDS encoding sigma-54-dependent transcriptional regulator: protein MDDQKNMRATTALLLSSENYDVQQAAGGEEALAKLGSSRVDLMLTDLKMEPMDGLTLLKKALEVNPRLQVIMMTAFGSIESAVEAMRQGAFDYVTKPFKEGELLYRVQRAQERAQLLATVDRLTGEFNERHGLSALVGSSPAMTELSSRLMRVAQSDATVLVQGESGTGKELVARAVHAHSRRQKLAFVPVNCAAISETLLESELFGHAKGAFTGAVRARRGLVEEAHGGTLFIDEVTETTPAFQSKLLRTLQDGEVRRVGESITQKVDVRIVAATNRDIELEVREKRFRQDLYYRLNVVTLRVPPLRERLEDVPALAEHFLKRANARSSKRKSLSTSAVEHLMGYSFPGNVRELENLVEQAAALSESDELLPEDFPLRPNRVTGGELGAPPLPLAAESGGRLPTLAESVEDAERRAIAQALERYQTDLGRVAEELAISSTTLWRKMKRLNLRPAGGEHRE, encoded by the coding sequence GTGGACGATCAGAAGAACATGCGCGCCACCACCGCGCTCCTCTTGAGCTCGGAGAACTACGACGTGCAGCAGGCGGCCGGGGGCGAGGAGGCCCTGGCCAAGCTGGGCTCCAGCCGCGTGGACCTGATGCTCACCGACTTGAAGATGGAGCCCATGGACGGGCTCACCCTGCTCAAGAAGGCCCTGGAGGTGAACCCGCGGCTGCAGGTCATCATGATGACGGCCTTTGGCTCCATCGAGAGCGCGGTGGAGGCCATGCGTCAGGGGGCGTTCGACTACGTCACCAAGCCCTTCAAGGAAGGCGAGCTGCTCTACCGGGTGCAGCGCGCGCAGGAGCGGGCGCAGCTCCTGGCCACCGTGGATCGGCTGACGGGCGAGTTCAACGAGCGCCACGGCCTGAGCGCGCTGGTGGGCAGCAGCCCCGCCATGACGGAGCTGTCCTCGCGGCTCATGCGCGTGGCGCAGAGCGATGCCACGGTGCTGGTGCAGGGCGAGAGCGGCACGGGCAAGGAGCTCGTCGCGCGCGCGGTGCACGCCCACAGCCGGCGGCAGAAGCTGGCCTTCGTGCCCGTCAACTGCGCGGCCATCTCCGAGACGCTCCTGGAGAGCGAGCTGTTCGGCCACGCCAAGGGGGCCTTCACGGGCGCGGTGCGCGCGCGCCGCGGCCTGGTGGAGGAGGCCCACGGGGGCACGCTCTTCATCGACGAGGTGACGGAGACGACGCCCGCCTTCCAGTCCAAGCTGCTGCGCACGCTGCAGGACGGCGAGGTCCGGCGCGTGGGCGAGTCCATCACCCAGAAGGTGGACGTGCGCATCGTCGCCGCCACCAACCGCGACATCGAGCTGGAGGTGCGCGAGAAGCGCTTCCGGCAGGACCTCTATTACCGGCTCAACGTGGTGACGCTGCGGGTGCCGCCGCTGCGCGAGCGCCTGGAGGACGTACCGGCCCTGGCCGAGCACTTCCTCAAGCGCGCCAATGCCCGCAGCTCCAAGCGCAAGAGCCTGTCCACCTCGGCGGTGGAGCACCTCATGGGCTACAGCTTCCCGGGCAACGTGCGCGAGCTGGAGAACCTGGTGGAACAGGCCGCCGCCCTCTCCGAGAGCGACGAGCTCCTGCCCGAGGACTTCCCCCTGCGGCCCAACCGCGTGACGGGGGGCGAGCTGGGCGCGCCGCCCCTGCCGCTCGCGGCGGAGAGCGGCGGTCGGCTGCCCACGCTCGCCGAGTCCGTGGAGGACGCCGAGCGCCGGGCGATCGCCCAGGCCCTGGAGCGCTACCAGACGGACCTCGGCCGCGTCGCCGAGGAACTGGCCATCTCCTCCACCACCCTCTGGCGCAAGATGAAGCGCTTGAACCTGCGCCCCGCCGGGGGCGAGCACCGCGAGTGA